The following proteins are co-located in the Nymphalis io chromosome 27, ilAglIoxx1.1, whole genome shotgun sequence genome:
- the LOC126778890 gene encoding MAP kinase-activated protein kinase 2 isoform X1, with product MNSISRTPKTTPITDDYDISNTVLGLGINGKVVECKEKRTGMKRALKVLHDSAKARREVELHWRASGCIHIVEIIDVYDNTYGGKRCLLVVMECMDGGELFQRIQDNREGAFTERQAAEIMHSICVAVRHLHDSNIAHRDIKPENLLYTSMQPNAILKLTDFGFAKETLTPADTLQTPCYTPYYVAPEVLGPEKYDKSCDIWSLGVVMYILLCGFPPFYSNHGLAISPGMKKRIRLGQYDFPEPEWSNVSSEAKNLIRGMLSVDPAKRLTIHQLVIDSSRTPTPQVMASPWVRQYTQVPQTPLYTHTLLRDAGDAWADVQDEMTRSLATMRVDYDQVQIKALEQSNNSLLNKRRNKVGA from the exons GTGGTAGAATGCAAGGAGAAGAGGACTGGTATGAAACGAGCGCTGAAAGTGCTGCACGACAGCGCTAAAGCAAGACGCGAAGTAGAACTGCATTGGCGTGCAAGCGGCTGCATTCATATAGTCGAG aTAATAGACGTCTACGATAACACATATGGTGGTAAGCGCTGCCTGCTAGTCGTGATGGAGTGCATGGATGGTGGCGAGCTGTTCCAGAGGATACAGGACAATAGAGAAGGCGCTTTTACGGAGAGGCAAGCTGCAGAG ATAATGCATTCGATATGTGTCGCCGTACGTCACCTCCACGATTCGAACATAGCTCACCGGGACATCAAACCTGAGAATCTTCTATACACAAGCATGCAACCGAACGCGATATTGAAATTAACGGACTTCGGTTTCGCAAAGGAGACGTTGACCCCAGCGGATACACTTCAGACCCCGTGCTACACGCCATACTATGTTGCTCCAGAG GTGCTGGGTCCCGAGAAGTACGACAAATCGTGTGACATTTGGTCATTAGGTGTCGTCATGTACATTCTCCTGTGCGGGTTCCCTCCCTTCTACTCCAACCACGGCCTGGCTATATCGCCCGGGATGAaaaag CGTATTAGACTCGGCCAATATGACTTTCCTGAGCCGGAATGGTCGAATGTATCGTCCGAAGCCAAAAATCTGATCCGTGGAATGCTGTCTGTGGATCCAGCGAAACGTCTCACTATACAccaa TTGGTGATTGACTCATCGCGCACCCCCACTCCGCAGGTGATGGCCAGTCCGTGGGTGCGGCAGTACACGCAGGTGCCGCAGACGCCGCTGTACACCCACACGCTGCTGCGCGACGCGGGCGACGCGTGGGCCGACGTGCAGGACGAGATGACACGCTCGCTCGCCACCATGCGCGTCGACTACGACCAG gtacaAATCAAAGCGCTGGAACAGAGTAATAATTCGCTGCTAAACAAGAGACGAAACAAAGTAGGTGCTTGA
- the LOC126778890 gene encoding MAP kinase-activated protein kinase 2 isoform X2 has protein sequence MNSISRTPKTTPITDDYDISNTVLGLGINGKVVECKEKRTGMKRALKVLHDSAKARREVELHWRASGCIHIVEIIDVYDNTYGGKRCLLVVMECMDGGELFQRIQDNREGAFTERQAAEIMHSICVAVRHLHDSNIAHRDIKPENLLYTSMQPNAILKLTDFGFAKETLTPADTLQTPCYTPYYVAPEVLGPEKYDKSCDIWSLGVVMYILLCGFPPFYSNHGLAISPGMKKRIRLGQYDFPEPEWSNVSSEAKNLIRGMLSVDPAKRLTIHQVMASPWVRQYTQVPQTPLYTHTLLRDAGDAWADVQDEMTRSLATMRVDYDQVQIKALEQSNNSLLNKRRNKVGA, from the exons GTGGTAGAATGCAAGGAGAAGAGGACTGGTATGAAACGAGCGCTGAAAGTGCTGCACGACAGCGCTAAAGCAAGACGCGAAGTAGAACTGCATTGGCGTGCAAGCGGCTGCATTCATATAGTCGAG aTAATAGACGTCTACGATAACACATATGGTGGTAAGCGCTGCCTGCTAGTCGTGATGGAGTGCATGGATGGTGGCGAGCTGTTCCAGAGGATACAGGACAATAGAGAAGGCGCTTTTACGGAGAGGCAAGCTGCAGAG ATAATGCATTCGATATGTGTCGCCGTACGTCACCTCCACGATTCGAACATAGCTCACCGGGACATCAAACCTGAGAATCTTCTATACACAAGCATGCAACCGAACGCGATATTGAAATTAACGGACTTCGGTTTCGCAAAGGAGACGTTGACCCCAGCGGATACACTTCAGACCCCGTGCTACACGCCATACTATGTTGCTCCAGAG GTGCTGGGTCCCGAGAAGTACGACAAATCGTGTGACATTTGGTCATTAGGTGTCGTCATGTACATTCTCCTGTGCGGGTTCCCTCCCTTCTACTCCAACCACGGCCTGGCTATATCGCCCGGGATGAaaaag CGTATTAGACTCGGCCAATATGACTTTCCTGAGCCGGAATGGTCGAATGTATCGTCCGAAGCCAAAAATCTGATCCGTGGAATGCTGTCTGTGGATCCAGCGAAACGTCTCACTATACAccaa GTGATGGCCAGTCCGTGGGTGCGGCAGTACACGCAGGTGCCGCAGACGCCGCTGTACACCCACACGCTGCTGCGCGACGCGGGCGACGCGTGGGCCGACGTGCAGGACGAGATGACACGCTCGCTCGCCACCATGCGCGTCGACTACGACCAG gtacaAATCAAAGCGCTGGAACAGAGTAATAATTCGCTGCTAAACAAGAGACGAAACAAAGTAGGTGCTTGA